A stretch of the Leguminivora glycinivorella isolate SPB_JAAS2020 chromosome 2, LegGlyc_1.1, whole genome shotgun sequence genome encodes the following:
- the LOC125236018 gene encoding uncharacterized protein LOC125236018, producing MDEILLIRLRITSEKIGAELETIPSTVRSENIGQAQVVYNRLQAAVNRLNANLSEYFRLATTPASDEIFLISGQQLLAEETLAELKAKIDQVTVSRETQEKPPEVNSSCRLPKLQLQVYNGDVLSWCEFWDSFSSNIDSRNLPDVDKLSYLKTSVTGDAKKAIDGLPTTNGNYKIAVTLLKERFGKKAHLIDAHYATLYKIEAAKSSAEDCRRTFNEVERNLKILESLGENTNHNHLRFMILEKFPSDLIYEIKLKIQNESTQELREQLNKIITAKEDAERIAGRKRSHEVDDSTVGTLHVNAKRAKRMHHFQQGNNTSNTQHYQGSINRKGLNRKGKFQRANEPKKGSKPSVSNVATSANRSATVNPKEKGKILGCIFCNGKHRNYTCQDASTLEERKKRLTGRCFICFRKNHLVKDCKENWTCRLCPGKERHNMALCPSNFPKDPKTKKQS from the coding sequence ATGGACGAGATTCTCTTAATCAGACTTCGAATCACCAGTGAAAAAATTGGTGCTGAATTGGAAACAATACCCAGTACGGTTCGGTCAGAAAACATAGGACAGGCTCAGGTCGTCTATAACAGACTGCAAGCTGCAGTGAATAGGCTCAACgctaatttatcagaatactttcGTTTAGCTACAACTCCTGCATCAGATGAAATTTTCTTGATTAGTGGCCAGCAGCTTTTAGCAGAAGAGACTTTAGCAGAACTCAAGGCGAAGATCGACCAAGTCACCGTATCCCGTGAGACCCAGGAAAAGCCGCCTGAAGTGAATTCCTCTTGTCGACTACCGAAACTCCAACTACAGGTTTATAACGGGGATGTGCTTTCCTGGTGCGAATTTTGGGATAGTTTTAGCAGCAATATCGACTCAAGAAACTTACCTGATGTAGACAAGCTGTCTTATCTTAAAACTTCAGTGACGGGTGATGCTAAGAAAGCTATTGATGGCCTGCCTACCACTAACGGAAACTATAAGATAGCGGTCACTCTACTAAAGGAACGTTTTGGCAAGAAAGCTCATCTGATTGATGCCCACTATGCTACATTATACAAAATCGAAGCGGCAAAAAGCAGCGCAGAAGATTGTAGAAGAACTTTCAACGAGGTGGAGCGCAATCTTAAAATCCTAGAGTCTCTTGGCGAAAACACCAACCACAACCATCTTCGTTTCATGATTTTGGAGAAATTTCCTTCGGATTTAATATACGAAATAAAGTTGAAAATTCAGAATGAGTCCACACAAGAACTCCGGGaacaattgaataaaattatcacTGCAAAGGAAGATGCAGAGAGAATTGCTGGAAGGAAACGATCACATGAGGTAGATGACAGCACTGTCGGTACCCTGCATGTGAACGCAAAGCGTGCGAAGAGAATGCATCATTTCCAACAGGGAAATAATACCTCAAATACTCAACATTATCAAGGAAGTATTAATAGAAAAGGACTAAATAGAAAAGGAAAATTTCAAAGGGCCAATGAACCCAAAAAAGGAAGCAAACCGAGCGTATCTAATGTTGCAACATCTGCTAACAGATCTGCAACTGTTAACCCAAAGGAAAAAGGGAAAATCTTAGGTTGTATATTCTGCAACGGCAAACACCGCAATTATACGTGCCAGGACGCTTCTACTTTAGAGGAAAGAAAGAAGCGGTTGACCGGAAGATGCTTTATATGCTTTAGGAAGAATCATCTTGTAAAGGACTGTAAGGAAAACTGGACTTGTAGACTTTGCCCAGGAAAGGAAAGGCACAACATGGCCTTATGCCCTTCAAATTTTCCAAAGGATCCCAAAACAAAGAAACAGTCTTGA
- the LOC125236011 gene encoding LOW QUALITY PROTEIN: synaptic vesicle glycoprotein 2C-like (The sequence of the model RefSeq protein was modified relative to this genomic sequence to represent the inferred CDS: deleted 2 bases in 1 codon): MVAGNDVEASGRKEEIPHDHLFMVTGLSSSNLEKLANVPEPPSDFETAIAATGNGRFNVALMLCTFPAFWSAVSVTSSTSYIFTRAQCDMQLSLLDMGTVNAITYGGMISSAMIWGFLSDTLGRRRIMVWGFFCAGLVEVAASMSQNFPMLLVTRFASGFLFNGPFAVLISYLAEMHRKELRARVILLTSLFYTFANSTLPLLAWGMLTHDWNFPITENFVIHSWNLFLLATALMPVLTGLVFLCLPESPKFLMSRGRNEEAMEVFRRIYRLNTGKPKEDYPIKCLVEEKTEKQASGVAALRGGWAQLAPLFGMPHVKWLSYIFCVIYIGTMFGSNTLRLWYPQLAAMINSDSSESLCSAIAPSNVTIVEEGCQPIQTDMMTYMQSVIVGAGSALTYGIGGMLVNRCGKKLVSAACSITGAAIVILMPFLGNSADAVVALMTTALALTSLSGAALSSICVDLFPTSLRVMAMATFLMLGRVGTITGTVTFPALIDFGCLPPFITICAVLGVCGVACFLMPNTTLKKLE; this comes from the exons TACCAGAACCGCCATCAGACTTCGAAACCGCCATCGCCGCGACGGGCAACGGGCGCTTCAATGTGGCCCTGATGCTGTGCACCTTCCCCGCCTTCTGGAGTGCCGTCTCCGTCACCAGCTCCACATCCTACATCTTCACCAGGGCCCAGTGTGATATGCAGCTCAGCTTGCTTGACATGGGCACTGTGAACGCCATCACCTATGGAG GGATGATCTCATCGGCCATGATCTGGGGATTCCTGTCGGATACTCTGGGTCGACGCCGCATCATGGTGTGGGGCTTCTTCTGCGCGGGGCTGGTAGAAGTGGCAGCCAGCATGAGCCAGAACTTCCCCATGCTGCTGGTCACCAGGTTCGCCAGCGGGTTCCT TTTCAACGGCCCGTTTGCCGTCCTGATCTCGTACCTGGCGGAGATGCATCGCAAGGAGCTGCGCGCGCGCGTCATCCTGCTCACCAGCCTCTTCTACACATTCGCTAACTCCACCCTCCCCCTACTGGCCTGGGGGATGCTCACACACGACTGGAACTTCCCCATTACTGAGAACTTTG TGATCCACTCGTGGAACCTGTTCCTCCTGGCAACAGCCCTGATGCCAGTCCTAACGGGTCTGGTCTTCCTCTGTCTGCCGGAGAGCCCCAAGTTCCTGATGTCCCGGGGCCGCAACGAGGAGGCTATGGAGGTCTTTAGGAGGATATACAGGCTCAATACGGGAAAACCGAAGGAGGATTATCCG ATTAAATGTCTGGTGGAAGAAAAAACAGAGAAGCAAGCGAGTGGCGTGGCAGCTCTGAGAGGAGGGTGGGCACAGTTGGCCCCCCTCTTTGGGATGCCCCACGTCAAATGGTTGTCA TATATTTTTTGCGTCATTTACATCGGAACTATGTTTGG GTCCAACACTCTCCGCCTCTGGTACCCCCAGCTTGCCGCCATGATAAACTCCGACTCCTCAGAAAGCCTCTGCTCCGCCATAGCTCCTTCCAACGTCACTATCGTTGAAGAAGGTTGCCAGCCCATACAGACAGACATGATGACGTATATGCAGAGTGTAATAGTGGGCGCCGGGTCTGCTCTAACTTATGGAATAGGAGGGATGTTAGTCAACCG TTGTGGCAAGAAGCTAGTGTCCGCAGCGTGCAGCATCACCGGCGCAGCGATTGTCATCCTGATGCCGTTCCTGGGCAACAGCGCTGATGCTGTGGTGGCTCTGATGACCACGGCCCTGGCTCTAACGTCGCTCAGCGGGGCTGCGCTGTCCAGCATATGTGTGGACCTGTTCCCTACTTCACTCAG GGTGATGGCAATGGCGACATTCCTGATGTTGGGGCGTGTGGGCACCATCACGGGGACAGTCACTTTCCCCGCCCTCATCGACTTCGGCTGCCTTCCGCCTTTCATCACCATCTGTGCCGTCCTGGGTG TTTGTGGTGTCGCTTGTTTCCTCATGCCAAATACAACGTTGAAGAAACTGGAATGA
- the LOC125236027 gene encoding uncharacterized protein LOC125236027, translating to MMEDLIDYQKPLLFLKRESITALLLRTLEQCKQTSHEESVEESVQVPDVPHPTRRDDVMKESTNDVLKTSEQKSYQLTELNESEEIPSDSVLLEPASSQLHEPEPKSIPEPDPLAVKDMTFCENTDPETHHLENIASAEHHDESRPKRAAALRALEKIKEWTSNLVAVLLPVVGSVATNAKL from the coding sequence ATGATGGAGGACCTTATAGACTACCAGAAACCCCTGCTCTTCCTAAAGAGAGAGTCAATTACAGCTCTCCTTTTACGTACGTTGGAACAGTGTAAACAAACGTCACATGAAGAAAGCGTAGAAGAATCTGTACAGGTTCCTGACGTCCCACATCCAACAAGAAGGGACGACGTGATGAAAGAATCCACTAACGACGTTCTTAAGACTTCTGAGCAGAAATCTTATCAATTAACAGAATTAAACGAGTCAGAAGAAATACCGTCTGATTCAGTCTTATTAGAGCCTGCATCTAGTCAGTTACACGAGCCTGAGCCTAAGTCCATACCCGAACCAGACCCACTCGCAGTCAAAGACATGACGTTCTGCGAGAACACTGATCCTGAAACGCACCACCTAGAGAACATCGCGTCGGCTGAACATCACGACGAGTCCAGACCTAAGAGAGCAGCGGCGCTTCGTGCTCTTGAGAAGATTAAGGAGTGGACCAGCAACTTAGTCGCAGTTTTGCTGCCTGTAGTGGGGAGTGTCGCGACCAACGCGAAACTATAG